CGGCACTACTACGCGCCCGAGTTCCTCTGCGCGATGCTCAACGCGCAGCCGATGGGCTTCTACTCGGCCGGGACGCTGATCGAGGATGCGAAGCGGCACGGCGTGAAGGTGGTGCCGGTGGACGTCACGCGGAGCGCGTGGGACCACACGCTCGAGCCGGGGGCGGGGCGGGGGGCACCGCCGATGGTGCGACTCGGGATCCGGTCGGTGCTCGGCCTGGGGGCGCATGCGCAGCGGAGGATCGAGGCGGCGCTCCCCCCGGGTCCCTTCACGAGCATCGCCGACTTCGTGGAGCGCACGAAGCTCGACCGCCGGAACCTGCGCGCCCTCGCCGAGGCCGGCGCGTTCGACGCCTTCGTGGCGGACGAGCCGGCCGCACGGCGACGGCGCGTGGCGCTCTGGCGCGTGCTCGACGCGGAGAAGGCACCGGCAGGACCGCTCGCGCTCTTCCCCGAGTCGCGCGTGCCGCCGCATCTCCCCGCCTTCGCCGCCCCCGAGCTCACCGAGGCCGACTACCGCCTCACCGGACTCTCGCTCAACGGCCATCCCATGCGGCATCTCCGCGCCCTGCTCGCGCCCAACGGCGTGCGGTCGTCACGCGAGATCCTCACGTTGCCGGACGGCACCGCCGTCGCGCATGCGGGACTCGTCATCTGCCGCCAGCGGCCCGGCACCGCAAAGGGATTCGTCTTCCTCACGCTCGAGGACGAGACCGGCACCATCAACGTCGTCATCACGCCACAGCGCTTCGAGCGGCAGGCGATGCTGATCTCGCGGACCCCTCTGCTCCTCGTGCGCGGCGTGCTGCAGGTGGAGAGCGGGGTCTACAACATCCGCGCGAAGTCGTTCGCACCGCTCCGGGCGGGCGCCGGAGAGGATGCGGTGAGGAGTCATGACTACCGATAGATTCCGTCATGCTCATCGCCCTCTTCGGTGCCACCGGTCGCGTCGGCGGCCGCTTCCTCGAGTACGCCCTCGCCGACGGCCACACCGTGCGTGCCCTCGTCCGTGATGCCGGAAAGCTCGAGCCGCGCCCCGGCCTCGAGGTCGTGCAGGGCGACGTCCTCGACGCGCCGACGGTCGACGCCGTGATCGCCGGCACCGATGCCGTCGTCTCCGGACTCGGCGGTGCGGGCATCGCTGACCCGGGCGAGGCGCAATCGCAAGGCATGCGCAACATCGTCGCCGGCATGGCGCGGCATGGGGTGCGCCGGGTCCTCGGCGTCGCGGGTGGCGGCATCCTCGACTCGGTCGAGGGCGGCCTGCGACACGACCAACCGTCCTTCCCCGCCGTCTTCAAGCTGGTGAGCGAGCGCCACAAGCAGGCCTGGCACGCGATGCGCGACAGCGGACTCGACTGGACGATGGTCGCCACCGGCGACATCGTGCCCGGCGAGCGCACCGGCGTCTATCGGACGCTCGAGGACTTCCTCCCCGAGGGCGGGCGCCGCATCTCGGTGGAGGACGTCGCCGACTTCCTCATCCGCTCGCTCCGCGAGGGCACGCACCTGCGGAAGCGCGTCGGCGCGGGCTACTGACGGCGGGCGGGATTCAGTCGGCCAGCCGCTCGCGGATCCAGCGACCCGCCTCGCGCACCGCGGCGAGGTCGATCCCCGTCGTGAAGCCTCGCGCCGCGAGCCGTTCAA
This window of the Gemmatimonadota bacterium genome carries:
- a CDS encoding SDR family oxidoreductase codes for the protein MLIALFGATGRVGGRFLEYALADGHTVRALVRDAGKLEPRPGLEVVQGDVLDAPTVDAVIAGTDAVVSGLGGAGIADPGEAQSQGMRNIVAGMARHGVRRVLGVAGGGILDSVEGGLRHDQPSFPAVFKLVSERHKQAWHAMRDSGLDWTMVATGDIVPGERTGVYRTLEDFLPEGGRRISVEDVADFLIRSLREGTHLRKRVGAGY